A stretch of Scheffersomyces stipitis CBS 6054 chromosome 2, complete sequence DNA encodes these proteins:
- the FRE3.1 gene encoding Ferric reductase, NADH/NADPH oxidase transmembrane component (Ferric reductase, NADH/NADPH oxidase and related proteins transmembrane component (6 domains)~go_funtion oxidoreductase activity~go_component membrane~go_process electron transport), translating into MSWYSVDSEIESLERRHAGHHHTVNIKYGYVILALSIVHMVLSISGKKLYFKNWAETGRASSWWRSVVSIPFWVSTLVWLAIFAFLSIFHIEELSENYTTAVKRLGRMAYCLVPFTIFISLRPPNTVGYQSGYYLEKLNLHKWISRLIFATAIGHGLGFLYKWTKEGALAEKIFKFDNFLGVTVFALMPVLIFASVNVMRRRNYRLFYILHNVTLWMFVVLIAFHARPGVPLLAVINLALLGYQIYQRFFKSYYLHDISVVESPYSKMQIIRIPRPETFPSYLPGSHIRLGYSATNISAWLYATHPFTIASTNDDSESTLDLVMNKPVNFPIDITSPYTMTGPFPSLPPQFYTTARHVNIICGGSGISFGLPIYKYFVNSNRSIPIRLIWCIRSSDDTFILDHLLPERSIDVQIYITSNTGSLNQQQSASTIFDEEADALLEGDSTTNIEMANLATDKEEKKTDHFNTIHDGRPNFDDAFGNLAAAVDVDEKWLIACGPRKLIDDCRKWTKGKDIEFYSELYEM; encoded by the coding sequence ATGAGCTGGTATTCTGTTGATTCGGAAATTGAATCGTTGGAACGAAGACATGCTGGTCACCACCACACAGTGAACATAAAGTATGGATACGTGATATTAGCACTTTCTATTGTCCACATGGTGTTGAGCATTTCTGGGAAAAAGCtatacttcaagaactgggCTGAAACAGGAAGAGCTTCCAGCTGGTGGAGAAGTGTTGTGTCGATTCCTTTTTGGGTGTCGACTTTGGTCTGGTTGGCCATATTTGCATTCCTCAGCATTTTCCACATCGAAGAACTTTCAGAGAATTACACCACAGCAGTCAAGAGACTCGGAAGAATGGCATACTGCTTGGTTCCTTTCACGATCTTCATAAGTCTCAGACCTCCCAATACTGTAGGCTACCAAAGTGGCTACtatttggagaagttgaatctTCACAAATGGATCTCAAGGTTGATCTTTGCTACAGCGATTGGCCACGGTCTTGGATTCTTGTACAAATGGACGAAAGAAGGTGCTTTGGCAGAAAAGATCTTTAAGTTCGACAATTTCCTTGGAGTCACCGTTTTTGCCTTGATGCCGGTGCTTATATTTGCTTCTGTAAACGTCatgagaagaagaaattatcGTTTATTCTACATTTTGCATAATGTTACCTTATGGATGTTTGTGGTTTTGATCGCATTCCACGCAAGACCGGGCGTCCCGCTTTTGGCAgtgatcaacttggcatTGTTAGGCTATCAGATATACCagagattcttcaagtcgtATTATTTACACGATATCCTGGTAGTGGAATCTCCCTACTCTAAGATGCAAATCATAAGGATCCCCAGACCAGAAACCTTCCCTTCCTACTTACCAGGCTCTCACATAAGATTGGGGTACCTGGCGACAAACATCAGCGCCTGGCTCTATGCTACCCACCCCTTCACAATTGCTTCTACAAACGACGATTCGGAATCCACGTTGGACTTGGTCATGAACAAGCCTGTCAACTTTCCCATTGACATCACTTCGCCATACACCATGACTGGTCCATTCCCATCGTTGCCCCCACAGTTTTACACAACAGCTAGACACGTGAATATCATCTGCGGAGGAAGCGGCATTTCGTTCGGTTTGCCCATCTACAAGTACTTTGTAAATTCCAATAGATCTATACCTATACGCCTTATCTGGTGTATACGGAGTCTGGATGATACATTCATTCTTGACCATTTGCTTCCTGAAAGGTCCATCGATGTACAGATTTACATCACCAGTAATACTGGCAGTTTGAACCAGCAACAATCTGCCTCCACGATCTTTGACGAAGAGGCAGACGCTTTGTTGGAAGGTGATAGTACTACCAACATAGAGATGGCTAATTTGGCTActgacaaagaagaaaagaaaaccgACCATTTCAACACCATTCATGATGGTAGACCAAACTTTGACGACGCATTCGGCAATTtagctgctgctgttgacGTCGATGAGAAATGGTTGATTGCTTGTGGTCCTCGTAAGTTAATCGATGATTGCCGCAAGTGGACTAAAGGCAAAGATATTGAATTCTACTCGGAGTTATATGAAATGTAG
- a CDS encoding predicted protein: MSSEYGVLIYDKPDADRRKFFKEHIAGIAPMVNSGVIKVAGAIFKDETRTKVVGSSIQLAANSKEEAIELLKKDAFYVNGIWDLDNAVITSIATAVRIPKKFPGTNEELYKL, encoded by the coding sequence ATGTCTTCTGAGTACGGTGTCCTTATCTACGACAAGCCTGATGCtgatagaagaaaatttttcaaagaacACATTGCTGGAATAGCTCCCATGGTCAATTCTGGAGTTATCAAGGTTGCTGGAGCAATTTTCAAAGATGAAACAAGAACCAAGGTAGTCGGTAGTTCGATTCAATTGGCCGCAaattccaaagaagaggccattgagttgttgaagaaggatgCTTTCTACGTCAATGGTATCTGGGATCTTGATAATGCTGTGATTACTTCAATTGCGACAGCAGTCCGTATTCCTAAGAAGTTCCCTGGAACCAATGAAGAACTCTACAAGCTTTAG